In the genome of Halodesulfovibrio sp., the window TTGATTCTGCAAGGTACGCTGATGTGATGGTGACACTGTCATTTTTGCAGTTGAGCGCTTCGCAGGCGTTCACGAGCAGATTAATAAATACTTGGGAGAGGCGTTGTCTGTTACCTCGCACAGGTGGCAGTTCTTCTGCAAGGTCGGCTGTAAATGTGTTGGTGTGCATGGATATCAATTTTTCCAATAGTGGAAGTGAACTGCGAATCATGTCGTTTATATCGACATCCCACATCAATTCAGCCGGTTCTACGCGTGAGTAATCTTTAAGGTTGTTTACAATTCCTTTAATTCGAGCTGCTCCATCCTGCATGCGTGAAACGAGATTCGGCAATTCATTTCGTAGCGAAGAATATTCTAAACCACCTGCCAAAAAATCCCCGTTTTCTTTGTAATATTCTTCTAGGATTGGAGTGATGCCTTGCCAGACATCGTTAATAAGCGGCAGATTCATGGTCATAAAGCTGTTCGGGTTGTTGATTTCGTGTGCGACGCCGGAAACAAGAACCCCGAGTGAGACCATTTTATCTGCCTGAATAAGCTGCTGCTCTTTTTCTTTTGCTGCCAGTTCAGACTGTATCCGCTGGGTTATGTTGCGAATAGCGCAAACGCGAACATTTCTGCCTTGGAACGTGATATTTCGTTCCTGCACTTCTCCGATGATAGATTGAGAAGTTTTGCATGCAAACTCTCCTTGAAACCATACATTACCACTTTGCTCAGAGTAGGCTTGAACCGCTTCGCGATATTCAGGAACAGCAAGTGCATATATTTTTGTGCCGATAAGCTCTTCGCGTGTGAAACCAAACAGGGTGGTTGCTGCTTTATTTGCTTCTAAGATTGTTCCTTTATGGTGGATAAAGATAGCTTCGAACGTAGAATCTGAAAGCTGCCTGAAGCGCTCTTCACTTTCACGTAAGGCATGTTCTGCTTGTTGTCTTCGTGCAATAGCTTGTGCTTGCAAGTAGTTTTGTTGTGCCAGTGTGGAGAGTTGGTTGGCAATAAGACAAAGTGCTTTGCAGACTTTGTAGAACTGCTCTTTAGACATAATCGGTACATCTTCATATGCTTTTTGATATGCCTCTTCATCCGCTCCAATAGCTTTGGCGTACGCGATTATCTTTTTGTCCGGTTCCGAGGAAGTGCGTCTTTGTCCGATAATCCAGTTTGCCACATGCCGTTTGCCTACATAGATACTTGTCCCGCCATCTAACAGTCCGCTGCTCAAACACGGACGCATAATTGGTTCAAGCGGATTAAGAGTTCCGAATGCTGCGTCTGATCGCATGCAATTCTTCAATCCCATTTCAGTCTTGCGAATAACGTCGTTGCAAAGGCAGCAAAAGCCGCTTGGCTTTGTGATCGGTCTTCCATCAGGGTCTGTGATGATGGAGGCTACATCTGTGGCGTCGGCAAAGGCATCTTGAATTTGCTGAATTGCTGATAAATCGAAAATATTTTCAAATTTGAAATGAGAGTTTTCGGCTGGCAGGGCGCTGATGTCAGGAGGAAATTCACAAGACTGTCCGATATTTTTCCAAAGCATTTCCTCTGCTTCAAGTAGCGTAATGCGTTCTTGAAGAGAGGCAATTTCTTCATGCAACGATACAAGGGCATCATTACTTCGCTCGGCAGTTACGGGCATACATCCTTCCAGCAGCTAAAACGTGTAAACCATGTGTCAACCAAATTAACATGGTTGATAAACATAGGCAGTTAGCGGATATGCAGACGGCTAAGAACAGACAGCAAGAAAAGCTGTCAACTCTGGTTTACAAGAATGAATCACTCTACGCAATAGAACGGTGCTATTTTTTAGTAACTGTATAAAATATAATGTTATTTTTTATTTGGAACAAAGTTTTCTATAAGCATGTTGAATATCTCTGTGTTTGGTCGGCGTTTTGTTTGGCGGAGCCTCTGGTGCAGGAAGTTTCGGTACGGCTGATAGCTGCCGCTTTGTGCAAGGCGCTGCTGAGTTTTTAGAATTTATGGAGAGGGAGCTTCAATGGATCTATCAAAAGAAACAGCGTTGCGGATGATTTCAGCTGCCGAGGAAAAAGCCAATGAGTTGGGCGTGCCTATGGTTATTGCCGTAGTGGACAGAGGCGGAAACCTGATTGCACAGGTGCGTCAGGATGATGCTTTGTTGGCGAGTATCGATCTTGCGCTGAACAAAGCCTACACCGCTGTTGCCGTGAAAGTTTCCACAGAAACTTTGGGAGAACTCGCACAACCGGGTCAAAGTTTATATGGCATTCAAACTGATAAGAATGGTCGTTTTGTAATTTTTGGTGGTGGACTTCCGGTAACAC includes:
- a CDS encoding PocR ligand-binding domain-containing protein — translated: MPVTAERSNDALVSLHEEIASLQERITLLEAEEMLWKNIGQSCEFPPDISALPAENSHFKFENIFDLSAIQQIQDAFADATDVASIITDPDGRPITKPSGFCCLCNDVIRKTEMGLKNCMRSDAAFGTLNPLEPIMRPCLSSGLLDGGTSIYVGKRHVANWIIGQRRTSSEPDKKIIAYAKAIGADEEAYQKAYEDVPIMSKEQFYKVCKALCLIANQLSTLAQQNYLQAQAIARRQQAEHALRESEERFRQLSDSTFEAIFIHHKGTILEANKAATTLFGFTREELIGTKIYALAVPEYREAVQAYSEQSGNVWFQGEFACKTSQSIIGEVQERNITFQGRNVRVCAIRNITQRIQSELAAKEKEQQLIQADKMVSLGVLVSGVAHEINNPNSFMTMNLPLINDVWQGITPILEEYYKENGDFLAGGLEYSSLRNELPNLVSRMQDGAARIKGIVNNLKDYSRVEPAELMWDVDINDMIRSSLPLLEKLISMHTNTFTADLAEELPPVRGNRQRLSQVFINLLVNACEALNCKNDSVTITSAYLAESNLVGISVADTGSGIPEHLLSKITDPFFTTKRDSGGTGLGLSVSSAIVQEHSGTLQFFPNPAGGTIAQLHLPAIIGGDS
- a CDS encoding heme-binding protein, producing MDLSKETALRMISAAEEKANELGVPMVIAVVDRGGNLIAQVRQDDALLASIDLALNKAYTAVAVKVSTETLGELAQPGQSLYGIQTDKNGRFVIFGGGLPVTHDDVIIGGIGVSGGSVEQDIACADAGLSAFC